A region from the Vicia villosa cultivar HV-30 ecotype Madison, WI linkage group LG3, Vvil1.0, whole genome shotgun sequence genome encodes:
- the LOC131661443 gene encoding uncharacterized protein LOC131661443, with translation MAPLLHFNSKKLLLISLLFFFLFLSIFSFTTSSQPQLNRKHSSNINTRRTLLELETEQEQKQESESQHPIKKKPSPKNQTKLIKPNNLSKNQTKTIKSNTTNTPSKNQTKLTDTTTNLKKLNSTIIKTKKLNSTSKPTTTKSLDLIKASTSITKNKTTKSTVTKTDQQESNKPNKPNTIKKQTPPSWLFDEEDTDFVSDFKDLPMRFQQTLIPDLEKISTTSKAYITKTNKQITNNFKPYVGNKYAPTIATLLSCTCVLLPLLLASLLFNKIKAYFSLQKLLIFIQAYLSIYFSILCFSSLITGLEPLKFFYSTSQSTYLTLQIIQTLAYIFYLLLLLMYLVLVFSTENGLGSKFMGLAQTFVGFSVGLHYYMTVFHKVVLRQPPKTNWKIHGIYATCFVVICVLATAERRKKTYLEEGGEEGKKN, from the coding sequence ATGGCTCCACTACTTCACTTCAACAGCAAAAAGCTCCTCCtaatctctcttctcttcttcttccttttccttTCCATCTTTTCCTTCACCACCTCCTCTCAACCTCAACTCAACAGAAAACACTCATCAAACATCAATACAAGAAGAACATTGTTGGAGCTGGAAActgaacaagaacaaaaacaagaatCTGAATCTCAACATCCCATCAAAAAGAAACCTAGTcccaaaaaccaaaccaagttaaTCAAACCAAACAACCTCTcaaaaaaccaaaccaaaacaaTCAAATCCAATACCACAAACACCCCCTCCAAAAACCAAACAAAACTCACCGACACTACAACCAACCTTAAAAAACTCAATTCCACAATCATCAAAACCAAGAAACTCAATTCCACATCAAAACCCACCACCACCAAATCACTGGATCTCATCAAAGCAAGCACCAGCATcaccaaaaacaaaacaacaaaatccaCCGTCACAAAAACAgatcaacaagaatcaaacaaaccaaacaaACCGAACACCATCAAGAAACAAACACCACCTAGTTGGTTGTTCGACGAAGAAGACACCGATTTCGTTTCAGATTTCAAAGATCTCCCAATGAGATTCCAACAAACACTAATCCCCGACCTCGAAAAAATCTCCACAACCTCAAAAGCCTACATAACAAAAACCAACAAACAaatcacaaacaatttcaaaccataCGTCGGCAACAAATACGCACCAACCATCGCAACTCTCCTCTCTTGCACCTGCGTTTTACTCCCACTACTCTTAGCCTCACTTCTCTTCAACAAAATCAAAGCCTACTTCTCTCTCCAAAAGCTCTTAATCTTCATCCAAGCTTATCTATCAATCTACTTCTCCATCCTCTGTTTCTCTTCCTTGATCACTGGCCTCGAACCGTTGAAGTTTTTCTACTCTACTTCGCAGTCCACGTATCTTACCCTACAGATCATTCAAACACTTGCTTACATTTTCTACCTGCTGTTACTTCTCATGTACCTTGTTCTGGTTTTCTCGACGGAAAATGGTTTGGGCTCGAAGTTCATGGGCTTGGCCCAAACGTTTGTGGGCTTTTCGGTTGGGCTTCATTATTACATGACGGTGTTTCATAAAGTGGTGTTGCGGCAACCGCCGAAGACTAATTGGAAAATTCACGGGATTTATGCCACGTGTtttgttgtgatttgtgttcttgCTACTGCTGAGAGAAGGAAGAAAACTTACTTGGAAGAAGGTGGAGAAGAAGGAAAGAAGAATTAA
- the LOC131658062 gene encoding two-component response regulator ORR24-like produces MVEDQFPIGMRVLVVEDDLICLKNLERLLQECQYNVTIAQSGITALNMLSENKNNFDMLMTNVQIPDIDGFMLLELVGMHLPVILFSSNDDPRMVMRGVLHGACDYLVKPIRMEKLQLIWQHVIRKKAVPRKILHIMNVENLTNQNVASHLQKYRLYLKRISSVENQQTNMVTAIGRSSDTSYSRISSLSEVGDYLHALNGSTEINRHKNPLMMESKKLVETNSNLQISYAVPMSVVESGGNLDYNYWDSLITNAIYK; encoded by the exons ATGGTTGAAGATCAATTTCCTATTGGAATGCGTGTTCTGGTTGTTGAAGATGACTTAATATGTCTCAAGAATTTGGAGAGACTTCTCCAAGAGTGTCAATACAATg TAACCATTGCTCAGAGTGGAATAACTGCGTTGAACATGTTGAgcgaaaacaaaaacaattttgACATGTTAATGACTAATGTTCAAATCCCAGACATTGATGGATTCATGCTGCTCGAGCTTGTTGGAATGCACCTACCTGTAATAT TGTTTTCTTCGAATGATGATCCAAGGATGGTGATGAGAGGAGTTTTACATGGTGCTTGTGATTATCTTGTGAAACCTATTAGAATGGAAAAACTACAGCTCATTTGGCAACATGTAATCAGAAAAA AAGCTGTGCCAAGAAAGATTCTTCATATAATGAATGTTGAAAATCTTACAAACCAGAATGTGGCCAGCCATCTCCAG aAATATAGACTCTACTTGAAAAGAATTAGCAGTGTGGAAAACCAACAAACTAATATGGTGACAGCCATTGGTAGAAGTTCAGATACATCCTATTCAAGAATAAGTTCTCTTAGTGAAGTTGGAGATTATTTGCATGCTTTGAATGGCTCTACAGAGATTAATAGGCATAAAAATCCATTGATGATGGAATCAAAGAAGCTAGTTGAAACAAACTCTAATCTTCAAATAAGCTATGCAGTTCCTATGAGTGTTGTTGAATCTGGAGGAAACTTAGATTACAATTATTGGGATTCATTAATAACTAATGCTATATACAAATAG